The window cattgtaagtaggggggggggggggtgaaattacactgtaaaaaaatttgggtccagaattttacaggaaagtagtgatttggtccagctgaaaaaggttaaaaattagcacttcggaagctgtcaaaagatttcaagacaccctaaacacaaaattgtccatattttgagttagacgcgatgaagttttctataattttgatataatttgtcccaaaattagtacaacacactgtaaaagtttcattgagaaagcgcaggtgggattttttaaattttcatttatgttctaaaagaaatgcactacgaattaattgtgttctcggaccatttgttttgtggactgttgtgtatcttgttgtttttcattcagctgcggctttgttggtttgtttcaaccctttttagtgtgattatcctttggtacactttgcctctctcttatatatgatatcgcaataattatatatatgtaagcgttcatatacatttatatggatacaatattgaattaaaatagatataataattagatgagtgaaaaaaagaaaatgaagtaataattgtacgtgtgaggagttggcattcttataaaaaaagaagatgtggtattattgcaaatgagacaactatccacaaaagaccaaaatgacacagacattaacagcattaggtcaccgtacggccttcaacaatgaggaaagcccatacagcatagtcagctataaaaggccccgataagacaatgtaaaacaattcaaacgagaaaactaacggccttatttatgtcaaaaaaataaatgaaaaaacaaatatgtaacacataaacaaacgacaaccactgaatatacaggctcctgacttggtacaggcacatacataaataatgtggcgaggttaaagtcttttacactagaaatattttagatcttgttatatagactaattcttattcattctggtcgtaagttagtctgtcattctcaaacgtgtgagcaatggtgtacgtacaccaatttgtagaatacatgggatattcaaagacttaaacgaacgttaagtctcagaggcatgactttttattagttgttagtggctttgaaatagctgtcagataactgcgagtactctcagatctgttcattgtgactttttgtgtcgggatgtataagtacccggccacgtccacttgtatttgtgtctatctgatgagttaagcctttttcaactgatttttatagttcgttcttatattgtactgttataccactgtcccaggttagggggagggttatatcccgctaatatgtttaactccggcacattatttaaatctgtgcctgtcccaagtcaggagcctgtaattcagtggttgtcgcttgtttatgtgttacatatttgtttttcgttcatttttttacttaaataaggccgtttgttttctcgtttgaattgttttacattgtcttatcggggcctttatagctgactatgcggtatgggctttgctcattgttgaaggtcgtacggtgacctatagttgttaatgtttgtgtcattttggtcttttgtggatagttgtctcattggcaatcataccacatcttcttttttatatgctcgaacctttagaatagtttagaaatttatcaaatcaaataatccttgagtgatggtttcgttattgaaattctaaattgatgtttaaccgcgctaaatattatatatgataatcatacgaataagtcaggaacggagtttcaatctgtaattcaatagttgttgtttgtttctgtatttgtttgtcgtatagtgttttgtaaatcaatggttttctcgtttgaatagttttatcattatgttaaatggtgtcggcgtttgctacatgtggaagtgcacacatttacgacacgttattgcttaaacgcacagtttcttcttcccgctaataatatatagtcaccatttgcacttatatgcgaatggccgattgacagtcgctccaaaatattttgcaacatttcagttaaaaaaaaacttttttaagtctggtaatattttcgtcatatttccaacaactttatttttcttaaacattacaaatattacaaatataacaaacaaacaaacttcattttttggaacactatcacaaagtttacataatacatgtgtagctatttatttagataaactgtattaatccatacatttcggaattatttagcaactatatccaaatgacgaggaagttcgaggttattcaagtaataagattaaggaaactttggttaacacaacagcattttcaacaaagtagtttatttttgtttgacaaactagaaaagagggggaaaagtaataaaatggttacttaagcatttacttaatttctatcacgaaataaatgcgtttaatattttagatacagatacaatatagtgcattcgtaaatgtaaaacactttttaatagaaaatttaaaagagatacatcaacagtgtttattttagaattgctcaagtctgtagggcttattccagattgtcccactttttttaaaattaagagctcatattgtcccacatgaaaagttctgactggtccacattattttatgaggcgaaatgttcttatcccttgttagattgtctctatggttttgtttcagatatataagccaaaatctacattttatgcgatgctcttcttttagacattgcggccatcttaattattgggcggggtcatcggatacttttttgaaactaaataccctaaggatgattttggccatgtttgctttaattttgccagtagtttcagaagagaagatttttgtaaaaattaatgacgacgacaaataatgagaaaatgagaaaagctcacttagtcctatggtccaggtgagctaaaaagcaaaacggacaaaaagcaacggacaaaaagcaaaagtgtcggacaaaaagcaaaattatcggacaaaaagcaaaacggacaaaaagcaacggacaaaaagcaaaagtatcggacaaaaagcaaaattatcggacaaaaagcaaaacggacaaaaagcaacggacaaaaagcaaaagtatcggacaaaaagcaaaataatcggacaaaaagcaaaagcggacaaaaagcaaatcgcggacaaaaagcaccgtatcaatcGTTGTTTAACCAACAGAATCTTCAAAACTATTTGTTACCGATATATCACCACATACACGGTGTTTTTTCTTCctcattaaataaaaaacaagaaaggattgatataaatattgttatttttttgtggacAGAAGTTGTACTCGTTTGTTGACATATTTTCGTCCTAcgtttacatgtacttttatttcaTCTATTTTTATCGCACATCTGGTTTCAATTTTAACACATATTAGTATACCAGTATTCTCATTTTCCTTAACAATTAGAtataagatatttgatttatatatttttttattttaatttatcataataagaattattattattattaataatgcaACTTTAATACTTTTTGAGGATTGCCATTTTACCCATCAGCAGTTTACAATTTATAGATGCTGGATCATCACCTTACCCGGCCCAGCCTTGTGACGATTGATGCTGGAACATCTTAATAAAAATACGAAAATTATTCTcaaaatggtttttgtttgtCAAACTTTTGCCAATATTGCTggttaatattgacattaaatatgAGTTTGCAATCAAAGATCACTTTGGATAATTTGAAAGACAACTTCATGCAGCTGGACTGTTTGATGTGGAAATTGATCAAGCCTGTACTGTAGGTCCAGTCAACAATATCTCATGCATAAAAtagtaatgtatatatatgtatgcagTCATAttgcttttaaaacatttttattttatttatatgtattgcATTTTATAACTAATTATTTACATTGAATGGATTTTATGAAGATTAATTtgaattaattattatttttgtatagACGATGCAGAGTTTCCCCAActgatttatttattcaattatctttttttgttgaattatatTTTCATCGCAATCAAACGATGACAGCACATAATTCAGAATTATATGTCTCAATGctcaatatttattttgtgataatcagcatccttgttttttttctgtggtTTGTCACACTCATCGATATGGTGCTCCTTATTTAATTACCCAAATTTGAGTACCGACTTTATTAAATGTGgatcatcatatttttttttaaacatgaaaacAATCTTTCACATACATCTGCATGTATGTAATATAAATGAAATTGGATGTGGGAAGGTGATAACAACCAGTCATTTGTCCCtaaacaaatacatgtttattttatatactaaAAGCAACTGTTCATTTTTAGATCAATGCATCCACATTTGTGTGTTCCTTGCACTTTACAAAAGAGGACTTCAAGTGGACACCAGTTAGGAAAACTCTGACAGCAGATGCTGTACCAACAGTGTTTAGTTGGACAAGAGATTTCACCCCAAGAAGAGCTCTTTTTAAACACATCACACCAAACAAGAAGACTAAGCTGCAGTCAGAGCATGAGATGATGGATAGTATTGTAAGTGAACttgttatacattttatacaatgtataagttataatttgtaaagacataaaataaaaagtacatgaaaTGAGCAACAGAAATTTTTATATTGTCACACATACATGTACCGGTACATGTATTTCAGTTGCTTTtacttaaacatgttttaaacttTACATGCTCCAGGATACACTATTAGTGTATCTTGGAttgcgagttgtctcattgacactcatatcatatctttttacttgtatataaatgtatatcattATGTACTAAAACATAGCATTGACTAAATATATATAGGAAGcatgaacatgtacatgtacttcatAGTCAAATGTAAATCAGTACTTAAATcttgaatttataaattttatttcagcaAATATGTATAATATGTATTCCATTGTTAATAAAGTCATTTTACAAATCATACAATATTTTGAATTTCTCATCTGGATGAATGTCATTGCCAGGCTTTAAGTACAATGTATAACTGATGTTTGTACTGTTTACTAATTATAAGACCAGACAGCCAGTTACATGTAGATTGTTAATTTCAGTCATTAATTCTTATTTCAGTCAGAGGAGGTTAACCAGGAAGAAGATATTGAAGAATCTGAAGAACATTTGGGGGATACTAGGTATGATTAATCAATTAATTAGAGCCCTACCATCAATAGTAGTGCCTAGAGCAATATAAATGTATCTGACATTTCAGTTACATAATTTCTAATATTGACATTAGGActatttgtataattttaaaattgcaaaggaacttgaatgtttttaaccAAATTTAAGAATcggtgcaaatttttttttgtagtattttgttttaatacacAATTGTAAATATCAGCTCTGGGTTTTCTCATATTTTGCTGTTGCAttgattaaataatttgaataatgtAAATTTCAGTGGTGTGGTAGCTGAAAACATAGAGAAAGAACTAGAGAGAAAGTTGAAAGAGAGAGATGAAGAGATTAAACAGTTAAAGGAGAAGTTAAGAATAGAACGTTTTGGGGTGTGCAGATTTTCTAATGATAATTCAATGATTATGTTTTTTACTGGTTTTTCCACTTATACTTTGTTCTTGGCTTTCTTTAATTACATTCAACCAGCTGCTAATTCTATGACCAGCTATTATTATAAAGCCACTGACACTGTTAATTTGTCTGTTTCCAGACAAAGGACTATGGTTTTAATAGACGAGTTGTTTATGTTTCTGTGCAGACTAAAGTGTGGTTTATTTGAGCAAGATTTAGCTTGTAGATTTAATGTTCATGTTTCAACTGTTAGTAGAAAATTAATAACCTGGTCAAATTTTTTGTACTTTGTACTGGGTAGTATAAATATATGGCCAACAAGGAATCAGATTCAGAACAAAATGCCTCAGGTTTTTAAAACTTTGTATCCTACTACTAGAGTAATTATTGACTGTACTGAGATACCAACTGAGAGACCATCATCTTTGGCTCTCAATTCTAAGTTTTATTCTACTTATAAGAGTACCCATACTTTTAAAAGTCTTGTTGGTATTGCACCACACGGTGCccttatttttatttcttcattgtATACTGGTAGTATGTCTGATGTTGAGATAACAAAGCTTTGTGGTTTAGTTGAACTTTTAGAGGAAGGTGATTCCATTATGGCTGATAAAGGTTTTgtattaaataatgttttatctGGAACTGGCATAACTGTCAATACACCCCCATTCCTTATGAATAAGGGTCAGTTCACTAAGCAGGAGGTAGAGGAAACTCAAACTATTGCTCGCCTTAGGATACATGTTGAAAGGCACATTAGAAGAGTAAAAGAATTTCACCTTTTTGACAGACCTATACCTCTGAGTATGATTGGTTCAATCAATCAAATTTGGACTGTTGCTAATATTCTGACACTTTTCAGAGGTCCACTTGTAAAGCAGTGGCAGTGAATATTAGATTTGTCAATAGATAAAGTGATTGAACAGAAACATCATAgatacttatacatgtatcacaaGTGTTaggtctttattttttaatgccaAGATAATCACATTGTATTTTTAGGGAAATagaaagcttctcaatgatcaaaattaatgtttgtcAAACTACATTGTAATGTTTTATTCAAGGTAAACTTGTAAAGAAAGTGTTtggttacagctaatttcctaatgcttgtagagtaaaactttggaaggcttgcttgctctgtttgtataaacattaatTCACGCTTTGTAATTAACATTGActtcttcaaacaatatatataggcatagttaaacctgtatatatatattatacctaaATTTGATTGAAtgttatcccaattacaattgtacaatatacatctacaaacaaagcaagcaagctaacccaagtcttgctctacatgcagtaggaaattagctgtaaattttttattaatgtttataattttgtcaaagttaagggtcaaagtaaatattttgtcaaatttaataaaaattaaaggaGCAGGAATTTATTTTAGTCTAGGTACCAcagaaaggccaaataaaacaaTAGGTGTGTTTCATATTTCCCAACCTACCTGAAATTTTAAGCTAAATAATCATGATACTAGTGtatcttaaaagttttttttcacattttttataaGCACTGATAAAGTCGCAATCTCTCTCGGACTAAATGTAGAAAttaagtgtaaaataaaaataattcccTAGCTTCCTACccaattttttcaaatatgtaaaaggaaacacacatattattttatttggcctaatgaATATTTATAATACTGATTAatccaaaaaataattaaaataaaataagtcaaGTTTTGTCTTCATTCTTCCCCACTCTTCATCATCAAATTCTATGGTCTCCAGATGTTGCTCATCAGCCCTCCAAACATAAAAATGGCACCACTTAAGACCAGTGACAGCAAGTTGCATAATCACTTGTTgataataattatgatttttcttTAATGTCAGGTTACCATCATCATCCTTTCTTAAGTACAAACAATCAACCAGCGGCTTCACTGGACATTTGATCTCAAGCAGTCCGTATGGTGGCAACATGGCTGGATTGTACAATTTTCTGTCCGGACTTGCTGCCAACCAAGGTGAGAATGGGCTGACAATTATTCCGCTGGGGAAAATGTTCACATTTTCATTCTGTAACTAGATAAGTTAATTGAATTAACTATGACAATTTCTGATTGATGAAGGGTTTtagtaaatttttaataaatagaaaTTGGTCTTTgactatgaaatgcttatttattaaaagcattagacaaaaactatattgTTTTTTTAGTAAAAGGAAATAAACGAATCTCATATTATTTTCTCATTGAGAAGACACAttctaaacaattttttttatataaaaaaacatgatttgaactggctaaaaatcaaataatgtgaTGTAATAATAGTTGGAaaaatcatttttgttgagcctgcgacttttgttacAGAAAGCACGACATATTGATAGTGATTCAGCAGCgataggtagcaatacacagtaaggaaaaaaacttaaaattgacactcataatttttaaacaccctctttccccttctgttttacaaataatgcttaatatttgtgttatggatgcatatatttatagaaagagaatcttccatgtgaacatgtcacaaaagtctccaaaatttggtccaCAGGAAaattttcaatcaattacagtgatacctttccggGAACCATAGGTTTTTATCTATCAAGTGGttcaaaaaaaatcatgcattttctgttcgtttttccataaaattgaattgaaaagatccaGCGTAAAATCCAGtaataaacactacaataatttaggGACCTATGGGCGGTATGGAAAGGAAAATACGGACTACCAAACAGATAAATGGCCtttaaaacatgctaaaaaaCTATATAAATGTTCATACAAACCCACTAAGAAGGATATATTATTCTTCAATCATCTAAAAACCTATTTTATTACACAAAAActttcacatttaaaaaattcaccatggccataatgcgaaacttaaacttctaactgtgtattgctaccttaactAACATGCCCATTGTCCTTTACCTAATTTTCaaggttcagtgactacttgaaaatcAAGTTGAGATTTTGtgtataaatgttaatttctctcttattatgagtaataggataactatatttggtatgttcgTAGCTTGCGATGTCCTCATGCtggtcagacagttttcacttgactttAACCTCAAtctatggatcagtgaacaaggttaagttaaggtggtcaagtccatacattagatactataagcaataggtctagtatatttggtgtatggaaggactgtaagccttaaggtgtacatgtccaactggcaagtgtcatctgaccttcacctcattttcatggttcagtggtcataaattagtttttgagttttggtcttttttttggGCACTACATGCAAAAATTGGAATAGGTAAACTATACTTGgtgtaaagaaatattttatgatgtgcgTGTTAGTCTCACAGgttttattatacgaccgcaaaaattgaaaattttttagtCGTATATTGGTATAACGTTGGAgtcgtcgtcatccgaatacttttagttttcgcactctaacttaagtaaatatgaatagattcttaatttttggtctcgtttttaaattggtctacattaaggtccaaagggtccaaaattaaacttagtttgattttaacaaaaattgaatccttggggttctttgatatgcggaatataaaaatgtacttatatttttgatttttggcccagttttcaagttggtccaaatcagggtccaaaattaaactttgtttgatttcctcaaaaattgaataattggggttctttgatatgccaaatttaactgtgtatgtagattcttaatttttggtcccgttttgtaattggtctacattaaactccaaagggtccaaaattaaactaagtttgattttaacaaaaattgaattcttgggctcctttgatatgccgaatctaaacatgtacttagattggTTCATTGGTCAGCgtttagttttcatggttaaatctgtttcttagaaactataagaaATATAGGTAAACTGTATATAGTGTattaaatgattgtaaggtatttTAGGATAatcaacataatataaatggtaaataaagaaggtgagacatttcagtgtgtgcactcttgtataccCTTACTTTGGCATAAGAATCTGCAGCCACTGCCTCAAACGTCAACCCATGACGCATACTCTCTGTCACCACTTTTCTTGTTGTTTTTAGTCTTGCTACTAACGGTTCATTATCTGGAgagaaaaaatgataataaaatatggATATATCTTAAATGGACTGACTAAAAGGGTAATTAATTTTTACATGAAATAATATTACTAGTACACAAATACATGCATACTGTAGTTTGGTAATTTTCAAGATGCTAAATCAAATGGTTTCAATctaccttaaggtggtacctaacactacagggagataactctgtaaaatcagctaaacgttttaattacggtGTGTTGTTAAGGGGATATTaaacttctcaatgatcaaaataagtgatTATCAAACttctatataaccagtgtaatttttctgataattttgttggttcaaatattttgaaattttggtcaaagggtcagagtaaatactttgttaaaattttatgaaaattaaacgagccaaataaattttttgtgaaggtgttgggtaccaccttcaTGACCTTAAatattgtatgtttttatttataatgcattaataatttggtcatttgaagttatattattgtttgttaatttttagtAGATAACAACCATTCATGTACATTTATCTTAGTTTAACTATTGTTctagttaataaaattatcttatatttttcaattgtCTGTCTTTTATAGGATATAAATGGATATGGAGTTGATGTACATCATAATGTCACAAAATGCAATGAAAAAAACTGAAATGATCAATGACAACGGTTTATATTTCTGTTGAGTTCTTTATTTTAACAGTTGATGtagagtcttcaacaatgaacttATTTGTTAATGAGCTCCTTTAAATAGGTCAAAAGCAATGAAATTATGTGcagtctttaaatatttttttatgtatagcTATACAATTATGTCAAATAAGACTAGTATTCTTATTTCACCTCATTGTTAAATTAAATCTATTTTCACAGACAGATGGAGACTATTTATGAAAGGATTATCACAAGTAAGATGCAAAGAATTGAATAACACATATAATTTGGAAGAAAACAAACCAGCTCTCCTCTTGACTATGTCACCAGCAACTGATGCTGTCAACCTGTCTCTACGAACAGCATGCCACCTAGGGTCATTACTCTGGAGTCTTGTCATCACTTCTATGGTCCTTGTCTCATCCATACTGACTTGAATTGCATTGAAGCTAGTAGTTTTATTCCTGTCTAAGGCAACTTGTAGAGTGTTTAGCATGACATTATCTACTGGCAGTATTGGGAAGTCCTCATCTAGGATATTTAATATATAATGGGATGACAGCTTTTGTTGGTAACTTATTGCAGACCCTGTAGGAAATTTACCAAATTTTGTGTCTGTGGTTTGTTGGCTAGTACTGTTGCAGACCGAAAGCATTAAGATACTGCTATCAACTTTGGCAACTGCTTCACATAATTCTGTTACAGGTGAAAAATCTATTTTTGACGGATTGTATAGAGTTGATCGGAGACCACGGGGTTGCCTATACGGAGATTTGGAATTGTATCCACAAACAACAACATCGTCAACTGGGCTGCCTTTCAGTTTCTCACCTCTTGGTATATGCCATGTCTGAGGCAAAGAAGTCTTCAAGATGTCAGATGGAATTGATTTCAGATTAGAAACTTTCATATGTGCCAATGTGTAAAGAAGACCAGTAACATGGCCACATGTACCTGATTTTCCTATTGCACAGGAACAATTGCTGGACTCTAAAGCAGGTCCTTCCACTAAGGATATCTACAAAATGAGAATAAGACACAAATCGTCAatgataaatgttcatttttttcttaaaataaaaaagaagatgaggtatgattgccaattagacaactgtccacaaaaaacccaaatgacacagacattaacaactataggcactgtacggccttcaacaatgagcaaagcccataccgcatattgaGCTATAAAAGACcacgatatgacaatgtaaaacaattcaaacaagaaaacagtTTTCTTTGTTCATCCATTATATGCATAAAATACCAAAAATGTGTATGTAATATTAAAGATACAACATGAACATGTATACCGATACACAAAGACTTCATCACcatttatttattgataatgTCAAATGATAAGTACAATGTATAAGTAAATCTAAATTCTATATCTTGTGCTTATATGCCTTCTGTCATTTGGGCTTGTTAG of the Mytilus galloprovincialis chromosome 8, xbMytGall1.hap1.1, whole genome shotgun sequence genome contains:
- the LOC143042205 gene encoding uncharacterized protein LOC143042205; the encoded protein is MVTARCHRSQKKNESPHEVEISLVEGPALESSNCSCAIGKSGTCGHVTGLLYTLAHMKVSNLKSIPSDILKTSLPQTWHIPRGEKLKGSPVDDVVVCGYNSKSPYRQPRGLRSTLYNPSKIDFSPVTELCEAVAKVDSSILMLSVCNSTSQQTTDTKFGKFPTGSAISYQQKLSSHYILNILDEDFPILPVDNVMLNTLQVALDRNKTTSFNAIQVSMDETRTIEVMTRLQSNDPRWHAVRRDRLTASVAGDIVKRRADNEPLVARLKTTRKVVTESMRHGLTFEAVAADSYAKLQNENVNIFPSGIIVSPFSPWLAASPDRKLYNPAMLPPYGLLEIKCPVKPLVDCLYLRKDDDGNLTLKKNHNYYQQVIMQLAVTGLKWCHFYVWRADEQHLETIEFDDEEWGRMKTKLDLFYFNYFLD